One window from the genome of Haladaptatus paucihalophilus DX253 encodes:
- the gvpA gene encoding gas vesicle protein GvpA, whose translation MVQAEPNSSSLADVLDRILDKGVVIDVWARISVVGIEVLTVEARVVVASVDTFLHYAKEMAKLERASSEDEIDFEQVEVASPEASTS comes from the coding sequence ATGGTACAAGCAGAACCAAACTCGTCGAGTCTCGCGGACGTTCTGGACCGCATCCTCGACAAAGGAGTCGTCATCGACGTGTGGGCTCGCATCTCCGTGGTCGGCATCGAGGTGCTCACCGTCGAGGCGCGCGTCGTGGTCGCATCGGTCGATACCTTCCTCCACTACGCAAAGGAGATGGCGAAGTTAGAACGAGCATCCTCGGAGGACGAAATCGACTTCGAACAGGTCGAGGTCGCGTCCCCCGAGGCCAGTACGTCATAA
- the gvpO gene encoding gas vesicle protein GvpO, halophile-type, translating to MSKADQCRALTEDGERCAHPAQDDGFCHQHGPDDETIDDADEDVSGNDGETRDDREGDKNVSEDSDDEKATGNGEFDVMDVRETVEDVADDLVGHPLDGIIEITDDGDGWEVVVEMVERSAIPDTQDILGQYAISLSESGDVSGYRLRERYRRGDSQEW from the coding sequence ATGTCCAAAGCAGACCAGTGCCGGGCGCTCACCGAGGACGGCGAGCGGTGCGCACACCCGGCACAGGACGACGGATTTTGCCACCAGCACGGCCCGGACGACGAGACGATAGACGACGCCGACGAGGACGTCTCTGGAAACGACGGCGAGACGAGAGACGACCGGGAGGGAGACAAAAACGTGAGCGAGGATTCCGACGACGAAAAAGCGACAGGCAACGGTGAGTTCGACGTGATGGACGTCCGCGAGACGGTCGAGGACGTCGCCGACGATTTGGTCGGGCACCCGCTCGACGGAATCATCGAAATAACGGACGACGGCGACGGCTGGGAGGTCGTCGTCGAAATGGTAGAACGGAGCGCGATACCGGACACCCAAGACATCCTCGGACAGTACGCGATTTCACTTTCCGAGTCGGGTGACGTGAGCGGGTACCGCCTCAGGGAACGATACCGCCGGGGGGACAGTCAGGAGTGGTGA
- a CDS encoding FUN14 domain-containing protein, whose protein sequence is MQVGIDPQQLGLQLGSGAVIGGIIGFAAKKVAKLIAVIVGLELALFKFLESRGILTVDWEKLSAGLLKTGQVAENGTPPSWLTTLLSTLSVSAGFIGGFMIGFRKG, encoded by the coding sequence ATGCAAGTCGGGATAGACCCTCAACAACTCGGACTCCAACTGGGAAGCGGTGCCGTCATCGGCGGCATCATCGGGTTCGCCGCGAAGAAAGTCGCGAAACTCATCGCGGTGATCGTCGGCCTCGAACTCGCCCTGTTCAAGTTCCTCGAATCGCGCGGGATACTAACGGTAGACTGGGAGAAACTCTCGGCCGGACTGTTGAAGACCGGTCAGGTCGCCGAAAACGGGACGCCCCCGTCGTGGCTGACGACGCTGCTCTCGACGCTCTCCGTGAGCGCCGGATTCATCGGCGGATTCATGATCGGCTTCCGAAAGGGATAG
- the tfe gene encoding transcription factor E has translation MAFEDLLSDPVIQKYLHELVGPKGMPVAAAPPDGEVTDEELAEELDLELNDVRRALFILYENDLASYRRLRDEDSGWLTYLWTFEYDKIPENLEEEMYRLLDALQQREEYERNHEFYLCEICSLRFEFGEAMDFGFECPECGSPLESMENSMLVESMEDRIDDLEDELNVETLGA, from the coding sequence ATGGCTTTCGAGGACCTGCTAAGCGACCCGGTGATTCAGAAATATCTTCACGAATTGGTCGGGCCGAAAGGAATGCCGGTCGCCGCCGCGCCGCCGGACGGTGAAGTGACCGACGAGGAACTCGCGGAGGAACTCGACCTCGAACTCAACGACGTTCGACGGGCGCTGTTCATCCTCTACGAGAACGACTTGGCGAGCTATCGACGCCTCCGCGACGAGGATTCGGGGTGGCTCACCTACCTCTGGACGTTCGAGTACGACAAGATACCGGAGAACTTGGAGGAAGAGATGTACCGCCTCCTGGACGCGCTCCAGCAGCGTGAAGAGTACGAACGGAACCACGAGTTCTATCTCTGTGAAATCTGCTCGCTCCGGTTCGAGTTCGGTGAGGCGATGGACTTCGGCTTCGAATGTCCCGAATGTGGTTCGCCCCTCGAATCCATGGAGAACTCGATGCTCGTCGAGTCCATGGAGGACCGAATCGACGACCTCGAAGACGAACTCAACGTCGAAACGCTCGGTGCATAA
- a CDS encoding DUF2110 family protein, giving the protein MVVLATKVYVSGDAKRRALDGLQSLVENALGDLDVEFDIGVRHDDFVSVTVEGEDEVVARNVLAEEWGEVTPNLRDGDTYVGTLESWDDDGVVLDAGQEVRIPAAELGLGPGRPEQVVERFGLVQHMPMEFVYADDGSSRLSDDERDRLFDWSRGNGRVNVNSATRGEVRATVNRAGHAQDIVTVERLGVLEQSIVCTENTDPPGLLASIGGYIPAEIRCVIP; this is encoded by the coding sequence ATGGTCGTTCTCGCAACCAAAGTGTACGTCAGCGGCGACGCGAAACGACGCGCACTCGACGGTCTCCAGTCCCTCGTCGAAAACGCGCTCGGCGACCTCGACGTCGAGTTCGACATCGGCGTCCGGCACGACGATTTCGTCTCCGTCACCGTCGAAGGAGAGGACGAAGTGGTCGCCCGGAACGTCCTCGCCGAGGAGTGGGGCGAAGTCACGCCGAACCTCCGCGACGGCGACACCTACGTCGGCACGCTTGAATCGTGGGACGACGACGGGGTCGTCCTCGACGCCGGACAGGAGGTTCGGATTCCGGCGGCCGAACTCGGCCTCGGTCCCGGCAGACCGGAACAGGTCGTCGAACGCTTCGGACTCGTCCAGCACATGCCGATGGAGTTCGTCTACGCGGACGACGGCTCGTCGCGCCTCTCGGACGACGAGCGTGACCGCCTGTTCGACTGGTCGCGCGGGAACGGCCGCGTGAACGTCAACAGCGCGACGCGGGGCGAGGTCCGGGCGACGGTCAACCGCGCCGGACACGCACAGGACATCGTGACCGTCGAGCGACTCGGCGTGTTAGAACAGAGCATCGTCTGTACCGAAAACACCGACCCACCGGGACTACTCGCCAGCATCGGCGGCTACATCCCGGCCGAAATCCGTTGTGTAATTCCATGA
- a CDS encoding DUF5803 family protein: MRKRLALGIGLLFLLVASAGCTSVFGPGEISQQKLSRNATYDWDTPQDVTYNVTSNQYQAVYELDKKGTLEIHQEESFGEEAPVEISAVQFRYPNRTVVDADHIEVKKTKSSTIIKPPQGQGQLAYTASRQGKTFYVPTYLKEKTYEVTIPRGMRVDTFLLSDVRPGGYETTMENGREHIIWSTPVKSDSISVRYYLGRDKWIFAGIVALALLIGLVGLAYYRYQIRQLERQREEMGLNMDISDDDVGDGPPPGM; the protein is encoded by the coding sequence ATGAGAAAACGGCTCGCCCTCGGGATTGGTCTGCTCTTCCTCCTCGTGGCCAGTGCCGGCTGTACTTCCGTGTTCGGGCCGGGCGAAATCAGCCAGCAGAAACTCTCGCGGAACGCGACGTACGACTGGGACACCCCACAGGACGTGACGTACAACGTCACGAGCAACCAATATCAGGCGGTCTACGAACTCGACAAGAAGGGGACCCTCGAAATCCACCAGGAGGAATCCTTCGGCGAGGAGGCACCCGTCGAGATTTCCGCCGTGCAGTTCCGCTACCCTAACCGCACCGTCGTCGACGCCGACCACATCGAGGTGAAGAAGACGAAATCCTCGACCATCATCAAACCGCCACAGGGACAGGGACAACTCGCGTACACGGCGTCGAGACAGGGCAAGACGTTCTACGTCCCGACCTACTTGAAGGAGAAGACGTACGAGGTGACCATCCCGCGCGGGATGCGGGTCGATACCTTCCTGTTGAGCGACGTGCGTCCCGGCGGCTACGAGACGACGATGGAGAACGGTCGTGAACACATCATCTGGTCGACTCCGGTGAAATCCGACAGCATCTCGGTCCGCTACTACCTCGGGCGCGACAAGTGGATATTCGCCGGAATCGTCGCGCTGGCGCTGCTCATCGGCTTGGTCGGGTTGGCCTACTACCGCTATCAGATTCGACAACTCGAACGCCAGCGGGAGGAGATGGGCCTGAACATGGACATCTCGGACGATGATGTGGGCGACGGGCCGCCGCCCGGAATGTGA